One region of Candidatus Uhrbacteria bacterium CG10_big_fil_rev_8_21_14_0_10_50_16 genomic DNA includes:
- the aspS gene encoding aspartate--tRNA ligase: MTERTLAKDTVELVGQTVTIKGWVNARRNMGKVAFLDMRDRTGILQVVVVPAELDDASQGKTDEIRSEYVLEVTGEVKARGEKQRNPNMVTGTVELLAKSVRILNVAETTPFEIDKDTRGINEELRLKYRYLDLRTERMQKNIRMRDQIITFFRSYMHANDFVEIETPILMKGTPEGSREYIVPSRLHAGSFYVLPQSPQQFKQLSMVAGFERYFQIARCFRDEDQRGDRQPEFTQLDFEMSFVTQEEILAYTEAMFIELVTTLFPEKTITSVPFTRLSYAEAMELHGTDKPDLRVNKEDPNELAFCWILDFPMFETMEDGSIQSMHHPFCSVKAEDEAKLMSGEDMMSIRTNAYDLVLNGFELSSGSIRIHTAEMQKRIFELLNVSEEEQKLRFGHILEAFTFGAPPHGGFAPGIDRIVMLMMGEPNIREVIAFPKDGHARDVMMDAPGPLPTRTLDEVHISIKNA, translated from the coding sequence ATGACAGAACGAACATTAGCAAAAGACACAGTAGAATTAGTTGGACAAACGGTGACAATAAAAGGGTGGGTCAACGCCCGTCGCAACATGGGAAAAGTGGCGTTTTTGGATATGCGAGACCGAACGGGTATCTTACAAGTTGTTGTCGTACCGGCTGAGTTGGATGATGCGTCACAAGGAAAAACGGACGAGATTCGATCGGAATACGTCTTGGAAGTAACGGGAGAGGTAAAGGCGCGCGGAGAAAAACAACGCAATCCAAATATGGTTACAGGAACGGTTGAGCTTCTTGCCAAATCTGTTCGTATCTTGAATGTGGCAGAGACCACCCCGTTTGAAATAGACAAAGACACGCGTGGGATCAACGAGGAGTTGCGACTTAAATATCGCTACTTGGATTTGCGCACGGAACGGATGCAAAAGAACATCCGCATGCGAGACCAGATTATTACGTTTTTCCGATCGTACATGCATGCCAATGACTTTGTGGAAATCGAGACACCGATTCTCATGAAGGGAACGCCGGAGGGGTCTCGCGAATACATTGTTCCATCTCGTTTGCACGCGGGATCATTTTACGTATTGCCACAGTCTCCACAGCAATTTAAACAACTGTCGATGGTGGCGGGGTTTGAACGATACTTTCAAATTGCGCGCTGTTTTCGAGATGAAGATCAACGAGGAGACCGACAGCCCGAGTTTACGCAACTGGACTTTGAAATGTCTTTTGTGACGCAGGAAGAAATTTTGGCCTACACTGAGGCGATGTTTATTGAGCTTGTTACGACACTATTCCCAGAGAAAACCATTACATCTGTGCCGTTTACACGCTTGTCCTACGCTGAGGCGATGGAATTACATGGAACCGATAAACCGGATCTACGTGTCAACAAAGAAGATCCAAATGAGTTGGCCTTTTGTTGGATTTTGGACTTTCCGATGTTTGAGACAATGGAGGACGGCAGTATTCAATCGATGCATCATCCGTTTTGTTCGGTGAAGGCGGAGGACGAAGCAAAACTGATGAGCGGAGAAGACATGATGTCTATTCGTACGAATGCGTACGACCTCGTGTTGAATGGATTTGAATTGAGTTCCGGATCTATTCGAATCCATACCGCAGAAATGCAAAAGCGAATTTTTGAGCTCTTGAATGTTAGCGAAGAAGAACAGAAGTTGCGCTTTGGCCACATTCTGGAGGCATTTACCTTTGGTGCACCTCCCCATGGAGGATTTGCCCCGGGGATTGATCGTATTGTTATGCTCATGATGGGCGAACCGAATATTCGAGAGGTGATCGCGTTTCCAAAAGATGGTCATGCACGAGATGTAATGATGGATGCACCGGGACCGTTGCCAACGCGCACGCTTGACGAAGTTCACATAAGTATAAAAAATGCGTAA
- the scpB gene encoding SMC-Scp complex subunit ScpB, which translates to MNIPTRNLEAILFAAGKPMTKKQLQRVLSIDDASLREVLDQIAQHLNTEGSGVRLFESALDVALVTNPDAADVVRDVLQKDVTGELTKPSIETLAIIAYRGPITKPELEQVRGVNCSLILRNLLIRGLIEEISEKRTVTYVVSMEFLQHMGYDRVDILPDYVALHEHALLSALMKQEG; encoded by the coding sequence ATGAACATCCCAACACGTAATTTAGAAGCGATCCTGTTTGCTGCAGGGAAGCCTATGACAAAAAAACAGCTGCAGCGTGTGTTGTCTATTGACGATGCGAGTCTTCGCGAAGTGCTTGATCAAATAGCACAACATTTAAACACGGAGGGGTCGGGTGTGCGACTCTTTGAGTCGGCGTTAGATGTGGCACTTGTCACAAACCCGGATGCGGCGGATGTCGTGCGAGACGTGTTACAAAAAGACGTTACGGGGGAGTTGACCAAGCCATCCATTGAGACACTCGCGATTATTGCCTACCGTGGACCAATTACCAAACCAGAGCTTGAGCAAGTGCGTGGTGTTAATTGTTCGCTTATTTTGCGCAACCTTCTTATTCGCGGGTTGATTGAGGAAATTTCGGAAAAACGCACTGTCACTTATGTTGTGTCGATGGAGTTTTTGCAGCATATGGGGTACGACCGTGTAGATATACTTCCAGACTATGTTGCTTTGCACGAACATGCACTCTTAAGTGCTCTCATGAAACAAGAAGGCTAA
- a CDS encoding ligand-binding protein SH3 — protein MIDMVVQQFQGISPAWATFFIAMLPILEVRGAVVLGIEFFHLPIVSVMGLSFFGSVIPAILLPALLEIVERPLRKAVPFVDRLFVWISQHVEHRYTDKYRAMGSLGLILFIAIPLPGTGVWTGALAAWIFSIPKRYAIPAIIMGTGAATLIVTLTTLGGFALFRAVV, from the coding sequence ATGATCGACATGGTTGTACAACAGTTTCAGGGAATCTCCCCTGCATGGGCGACGTTTTTTATTGCGATGTTACCGATTTTAGAGGTGCGAGGAGCGGTTGTGCTCGGTATTGAGTTTTTTCATTTGCCGATTGTTTCTGTTATGGGCCTCTCGTTTTTTGGAAGTGTGATTCCGGCAATCTTACTTCCGGCACTCCTTGAGATTGTTGAACGACCGTTGCGTAAAGCGGTTCCGTTTGTGGATCGATTGTTCGTTTGGATCTCGCAACATGTGGAACATCGCTATACGGATAAATACCGTGCGATGGGATCTCTGGGGTTAATCCTTTTTATTGCCATTCCACTTCCCGGAACGGGTGTGTGGACCGGTGCACTTGCGGCGTGGATTTTCTCCATTCCAAAACGCTATGCCATCCCGGCAATTATCATGGGCACAGGCGCTGCAACATTGATTGTAACGCTCACGACCCTCGGGGGTTTTGCATTATTTAGGGCTGTTGTATGA
- a CDS encoding chromosome partitioning protein ParA — translation MAQVYAIVNQKGGVGKTTTTLNLGAYLAAAGKRVLLVDLDPQANATSGLGINHQELEQGLYDVLIGEKLLADVRFQTPHEGLHVVPTSQNLAGASIELVGQEQREFKLSQALQTVADEYDYILIDCPPSLGLLTLNGLVAADHVVIPIQAEYYALEGLGQLLRTVELVQENLKPELNVFGAVITMYDSRTKLSKDVLTELYKYFPNKIFRSVIPRSVRLAEAPSFGQTILGYDPGGKAARAYERLATEFLLRDEQNTHEATV, via the coding sequence ATGGCGCAAGTCTACGCAATCGTAAACCAGAAGGGAGGAGTTGGAAAAACCACCACGACCTTAAATCTGGGGGCTTATTTGGCTGCGGCCGGTAAGCGGGTACTCTTGGTGGATTTGGACCCGCAAGCAAACGCAACATCTGGTTTGGGGATCAACCATCAGGAGTTGGAACAAGGTTTGTACGATGTACTCATTGGGGAAAAATTACTCGCAGACGTACGATTCCAAACGCCGCATGAGGGTCTTCACGTGGTCCCAACGAGTCAAAATTTGGCCGGTGCAAGCATCGAACTTGTGGGGCAAGAACAGCGCGAGTTTAAACTCTCGCAGGCCCTGCAAACCGTTGCCGACGAATACGACTACATCCTCATCGACTGCCCACCGTCGCTCGGACTCCTGACGCTTAATGGATTGGTTGCCGCGGATCATGTGGTGATTCCTATTCAGGCGGAATACTATGCGTTAGAAGGATTGGGACAGCTGTTACGCACCGTTGAGTTGGTGCAAGAGAATCTCAAGCCAGAACTCAATGTGTTTGGTGCGGTGATTACCATGTATGACTCGCGTACCAAGCTATCCAAAGATGTTCTTACAGAACTCTACAAGTATTTCCCTAATAAAATATTCCGCTCGGTGATTCCGCGTTCGGTGCGGTTAGCGGAGGCTCCCAGTTTTGGACAAACAATTCTCGGTTACGATCCAGGAGGAAAAGCGGCACGCGCGTACGAGCGACTTGCAACAGAATTTCTTCTGCGAGATGAACAGAATACGCACGAAGCAACAGTATGA
- a CDS encoding DNA topoisomerase I (catalyzes the ATP-dependent breakage of single-stranded DNA followed by passage and rejoining, maintains net negative superhelicity): MGKRLVIVESPTKAKTVKKILGAAYEVTSSFGHIRDLPKSKMGIEIDKDYAPQYEVPADKKARVAELKSLASKAEEIYIATDDDREGEAIGWHLASVLKIDPKKAKRIVFHEITKSAIERAMSQPRHINLDLVDAQQARRVLDRLVGYELSPFLWNKVARGLSAGRVQSVAMRFVVERERERDAFNKEEYWSLDAFMKHTETEFEAKLATFQGKKVGKMDIKTAEHAQTMTQTLLASPYVIDSIEQKAAKKQPKPPYRTSTLQQDANSRLGFSSKQTMRLAQQLYEGIRLGKEGMTGLITYMRTDSLNLSEQFLQEANAYVQATFGAEYALSKPRVFKNGSKGAQEAHEAIRPSDPTRTPESLKDHLDPRQYKLYDLIWRRAVATQMKEALLTKDTVLMSSDVGSFRTTGSVITFPGYLKLYPDTTKELLLPSMQQGDTVTLQRLEPTQHFTEPPARYSDATLVKELEEHGIGRPSTFAPTISTIIDRGYVERDEAKRLAPTDIAYTVNDLLVEHFPHIVDKDFTADMEQKFDDIEEGKTAWVPVIDAFYKPFHKTLIEKDKSLDKKELTEETTDEVCDKCQSPMVIKIGRFGKFMACSNYPACKHTIPLNKDGSKREEVEPESLGKDPETGLDVTLRTGRFGPYVQLGEQTEEMKKNKEKPKRGSLLRGMVLEDVDFKTALQLLSLPRTLGEWKGEPITAQMGRFGPYIKAGEESRSLPAKADYTVLTITPEQATELLNTPKKTRAPRTKKSA, translated from the coding sequence ATGGGAAAACGTCTTGTAATCGTTGAGTCTCCAACAAAAGCAAAAACCGTCAAGAAGATTTTGGGCGCCGCCTACGAGGTCACGTCTTCTTTTGGTCATATTCGCGACCTTCCAAAGTCAAAAATGGGCATTGAGATCGACAAAGATTACGCCCCTCAGTATGAGGTTCCTGCCGACAAAAAAGCTCGTGTCGCAGAGCTTAAATCCCTTGCCTCCAAGGCCGAAGAAATCTACATCGCAACGGATGACGACCGCGAAGGAGAAGCTATTGGATGGCACTTGGCAAGCGTGTTAAAGATCGATCCAAAAAAGGCAAAGCGCATTGTCTTTCACGAAATTACCAAGTCCGCTATTGAGCGGGCTATGAGTCAGCCTCGCCACATCAACCTCGACCTCGTAGACGCACAACAAGCGCGTCGTGTGCTGGATCGCCTCGTTGGGTATGAGCTCTCACCATTTTTGTGGAACAAAGTTGCGCGAGGACTCTCGGCGGGTCGCGTACAATCCGTAGCCATGCGTTTTGTAGTGGAGCGCGAGCGTGAACGAGACGCGTTTAACAAAGAGGAGTATTGGTCCTTGGACGCGTTCATGAAGCATACGGAGACCGAGTTTGAAGCAAAGCTCGCAACCTTCCAAGGAAAGAAGGTTGGTAAAATGGATATCAAAACCGCCGAGCATGCGCAGACCATGACGCAGACATTGCTCGCAAGCCCCTACGTTATTGATTCTATTGAGCAAAAAGCCGCAAAGAAGCAACCAAAACCTCCGTACCGTACCTCTACATTACAACAAGATGCCAACAGTCGTCTTGGATTTAGTTCTAAGCAAACCATGCGCTTAGCACAGCAGTTGTACGAGGGAATCCGTCTTGGAAAAGAAGGAATGACGGGTCTCATTACCTACATGCGTACCGACTCGCTCAACCTGTCCGAACAATTTTTGCAGGAAGCCAATGCCTACGTGCAAGCCACGTTTGGAGCCGAATACGCCCTCTCCAAGCCGCGCGTATTTAAAAATGGAAGCAAGGGAGCACAAGAGGCCCATGAGGCCATTCGCCCCTCCGATCCAACACGTACACCCGAGTCCCTCAAAGATCACCTCGACCCTCGTCAATATAAGTTATATGACCTTATTTGGCGTCGTGCGGTTGCCACACAGATGAAGGAAGCCTTGTTGACCAAGGACACCGTGCTTATGAGCTCAGATGTAGGGTCGTTCCGTACCACAGGATCCGTGATTACCTTCCCTGGGTACCTCAAACTCTACCCAGACACCACCAAGGAGTTGCTACTGCCAAGCATGCAGCAAGGCGATACCGTCACCCTGCAACGATTGGAACCCACGCAACATTTTACCGAGCCACCTGCACGTTATTCCGACGCAACGCTCGTCAAAGAATTGGAAGAACACGGCATTGGACGACCGTCTACCTTTGCGCCAACCATTTCTACCATTATCGATCGTGGATACGTGGAACGCGATGAGGCCAAGCGTCTTGCGCCAACAGACATTGCCTACACGGTTAATGACTTGCTCGTGGAGCACTTCCCACACATCGTCGACAAAGATTTTACTGCCGACATGGAGCAGAAGTTTGACGACATCGAAGAAGGAAAAACCGCATGGGTACCTGTGATCGACGCGTTCTACAAACCGTTTCACAAGACGCTCATTGAGAAAGACAAATCACTCGATAAAAAAGAGTTGACCGAGGAAACCACAGATGAGGTCTGTGACAAATGTCAGAGCCCCATGGTGATCAAGATTGGTCGCTTTGGAAAGTTCATGGCCTGCTCCAACTACCCCGCATGTAAGCACACCATCCCGCTCAACAAAGATGGATCCAAACGTGAAGAGGTGGAGCCCGAGTCGCTTGGCAAAGATCCAGAGACAGGGCTAGATGTCACGCTGCGCACGGGACGATTTGGTCCCTATGTGCAGCTTGGTGAGCAAACAGAGGAGATGAAGAAGAACAAAGAGAAACCAAAACGCGGAAGTCTCCTACGAGGAATGGTTCTTGAGGATGTCGATTTTAAGACCGCGCTCCAGCTACTCTCACTTCCACGAACACTCGGTGAATGGAAAGGAGAACCGATCACCGCGCAAATGGGACGATTTGGTCCCTACATAAAAGCAGGCGAGGAATCGCGCAGTTTGCCAGCCAAGGCCGACTACACGGTATTGACGATTACGCCCGAACAGGCAACGGAACTGCTTAACACACCAAAAAAGACACGCGCTCCGCGTACCAAAAAATCTGCGTAA
- the dprA gene encoding DNA-protecting protein DprA, with protein MDQDLRFAWLVLARAHVLHSTHVRRVLLRLQSPQTLIDTIDQHNIPPAICQRIHTTQHTFDLAKEEQLLLQHQVQFLTWTDPRYPTLLKEIHDPPPLLFFKGTLPAADQVLISIVGSRRATSYGHLVAKRLAGDLTRHGFGIVSGLALGIDGDAHKATLEVGGYTIAVLAGGLDESHISPTFHVQLARDILASGGCLMSEQTIGTPSEPYQFPQRNRIVAGLSRAILIVEATLKSGSLISADCALSENREVCAVPGMITSDRSEGTHALIRQGATLVTCADDVLEVIDLEASQAAQVVSHSISTNPQDQSILDQLDHEPTLIDDLARTLAMPVTSLAGHLTLMELKRLVQILPGGYVVRAY; from the coding sequence ATGGATCAAGATCTCCGTTTTGCATGGCTCGTGCTCGCGCGCGCCCATGTCCTCCACAGCACGCATGTAAGACGCGTGCTGTTGCGTTTGCAATCTCCTCAAACGCTCATTGACACCATCGATCAACACAACATCCCTCCCGCTATTTGTCAGCGTATTCACACGACTCAGCACACATTCGATCTGGCAAAAGAAGAACAACTTCTCTTGCAGCACCAAGTACAATTCCTTACATGGACTGACCCGCGTTACCCAACATTGCTCAAAGAAATACACGACCCTCCTCCGCTGCTCTTCTTCAAAGGAACGCTTCCTGCAGCCGATCAAGTTCTCATAAGCATCGTTGGTTCACGCCGCGCAACCAGTTATGGTCACCTTGTTGCCAAACGTCTTGCGGGCGATCTCACACGTCACGGATTTGGGATTGTCTCGGGGCTCGCACTTGGGATTGACGGCGACGCGCACAAAGCGACACTGGAAGTCGGCGGATACACCATCGCGGTATTGGCGGGAGGCTTAGACGAGTCCCACATCTCTCCCACGTTCCATGTACAGCTGGCACGCGACATTCTAGCCTCTGGCGGATGTTTGATGAGTGAGCAGACCATTGGGACGCCCTCAGAACCTTATCAGTTTCCACAGCGCAATCGTATTGTGGCTGGTTTGTCACGCGCCATTCTTATTGTAGAGGCAACGCTTAAATCGGGTAGTCTCATTTCTGCCGATTGTGCCCTCTCGGAAAACCGTGAGGTCTGCGCCGTGCCTGGTATGATTACATCAGACCGATCCGAAGGTACCCACGCCCTTATCCGCCAAGGCGCCACTCTCGTCACCTGCGCCGACGACGTGTTGGAGGTGATAGATCTCGAGGCATCCCAAGCTGCGCAGGTGGTCTCTCACAGCATCTCAACAAACCCACAGGATCAATCCATTCTGGATCAGCTTGACCACGAACCCACCCTCATTGACGACCTTGCTCGCACGCTTGCAATGCCCGTCACCAGTCTTGCCGGCCACCTCACCCTCATGGAGCTCAAACGTCTCGTGCAAATCCTCCCCGGCGGCTACGTGGTGCGTGCTTATTAG
- a CDS encoding aminoacyl-tRNA hydrolase, translated as MPSQVKRFNTVLLVGLGNPGMEYELTRHNIGFQVLDAFADGTWKEDNAHKAFTAKTSVDGVTVHCLKPQTFMNKSGEAVQSYAQYYNIAPDAIFVVHDEADLPFGDIRLKQGGGTAGHNGLKSLVQHLGTDAFWRLRIGIGRGDNSQVALEDFVLGKWTESERQQLDQLIQQSIHKLHECIVAPPLDRT; from the coding sequence ATGCCATCCCAAGTAAAAAGGTTTAACACGGTGCTCCTAGTGGGACTTGGAAATCCCGGCATGGAATACGAACTCACACGACACAATATTGGATTCCAGGTACTCGACGCATTTGCGGATGGCACATGGAAAGAGGACAACGCCCACAAGGCCTTTACGGCCAAAACATCCGTGGACGGCGTAACGGTTCATTGCCTCAAGCCGCAAACGTTTATGAACAAATCCGGCGAGGCGGTGCAATCCTACGCGCAGTATTACAACATTGCTCCCGATGCTATCTTTGTGGTGCACGACGAAGCCGATCTCCCCTTTGGCGACATTCGCCTCAAACAAGGAGGTGGGACCGCAGGCCATAATGGTCTTAAGTCACTCGTACAGCACTTAGGAACCGACGCCTTCTGGCGATTACGCATCGGCATCGGACGTGGAGACAATTCACAAGTCGCATTAGAAGATTTTGTGCTCGGCAAATGGACCGAGTCAGAACGTCAACAATTAGATCAACTTATTCAGCAATCTATCCATAAACTCCACGAGTGTATCGTGGCCCCTCCCCTGGATCGTACCTAA
- the der gene encoding ribosome biogenesis GTPase Der, whose translation MKASPTTLPTAVLVGRANVGKSTLFNRLTETSRAMISDVPGTTRDRKDGLVLWRGQLFRIVDTGGIEYDKTETFDDVVQHQTELAMKEADIILMVLDSKEGLLQQDLKIARSLIGSDKPVIVVGNKADGRTKETVTEPEWYRTGLEIPRPVSAVRGNGLGDLLDTLFEMFQKLGKHVEDYKEEFFPKIAFIGEPNVGKSSIINEILGEERFITSPIAHTTREPNDTLVEFDNKQYIIVDTAGVRRKARVSQGLERAGVKQTLEVLKRVDIVVLVLDATKPIDQQEKKLAGLIRQAGVGCVIAVNKWDLMEGKETQAVANMKRYVYGHLPFIRFAPILTISAKERQRIHKLFPLFDTILKERERTIDDNALDKFLNQTISRHKPARGKGVAHPKIFRLKQVGINPPRFELVIKGMRTDVLHASYSRFLENRLRETFGFTGTPIIFYAIPSKKV comes from the coding sequence ATGAAAGCCTCTCCAACAACCCTCCCCACCGCCGTCCTGGTTGGACGCGCTAACGTCGGCAAATCGACGCTCTTTAACCGTCTCACAGAAACAAGTCGCGCCATGATTTCTGATGTTCCTGGTACCACGCGTGATCGCAAAGATGGTCTCGTGTTGTGGCGTGGTCAGCTGTTTAGAATCGTAGACACGGGTGGAATCGAATACGACAAAACAGAAACCTTCGACGACGTCGTCCAACATCAAACAGAGCTTGCCATGAAAGAGGCGGATATCATCTTAATGGTACTCGACAGTAAAGAAGGGCTCCTACAACAAGACCTCAAAATTGCTCGCAGCCTCATTGGGTCCGACAAGCCCGTGATTGTTGTCGGCAACAAAGCAGACGGTCGCACCAAAGAAACCGTCACAGAACCTGAGTGGTATCGCACAGGATTAGAAATCCCTCGCCCTGTCAGTGCCGTTCGTGGAAACGGGTTAGGTGATTTACTCGACACACTCTTTGAAATGTTTCAAAAACTCGGTAAGCACGTAGAGGATTACAAGGAAGAATTTTTTCCTAAGATTGCGTTTATTGGTGAACCAAACGTGGGTAAGTCTTCCATCATCAACGAAATTTTGGGTGAGGAACGATTCATTACCTCCCCAATCGCACATACAACACGTGAGCCAAACGACACGTTGGTTGAGTTTGATAACAAGCAATACATTATTGTAGACACGGCCGGTGTACGTCGCAAGGCACGTGTGTCACAGGGATTGGAGCGCGCGGGTGTCAAACAAACGTTAGAAGTATTAAAGCGTGTGGATATTGTGGTGCTCGTGCTAGATGCAACTAAGCCCATCGACCAACAAGAGAAGAAACTTGCAGGTCTTATTCGCCAGGCCGGCGTAGGGTGTGTGATTGCGGTCAACAAGTGGGATCTTATGGAAGGCAAGGAAACGCAGGCGGTCGCCAACATGAAACGCTACGTTTACGGGCATCTTCCGTTTATCCGCTTTGCCCCCATCTTGACAATTTCTGCAAAAGAACGTCAACGTATTCACAAGCTCTTCCCGCTTTTTGATACAATTCTCAAAGAACGTGAGCGAACCATCGACGATAACGCTTTGGATAAATTCCTCAATCAAACTATTTCGCGTCATAAGCCTGCACGTGGGAAAGGCGTGGCACACCCTAAGATTTTCCGACTGAAGCAAGTTGGAATCAATCCTCCCCGGTTTGAATTGGTGATTAAAGGCATGCGTACAGATGTTCTGCACGCGTCCTACTCACGTTTCTTGGAAAACCGTCTCCGTGAGACCTTTGGGTTCACGGGAACACCGATTATTTTTTATGCCATCCCAAGTAAAAAGGTTTAA
- the lepB gene encoding signal peptidase I, which produces MFTKKTPTEESAPVTPSLLVRIFGPVIGGVLLFGLEIIQIVVIAAAIIIPIRYFLVQPFYVRGASMEPTFEDREYLLIDEVSYRFHEPERGDVIVFRYPRDKTQFFIKRIIGLPGDTVRVQDGKVTVIDSAHTNGVVLQETYVSQPVTLGSEYVTLNPDEYFVLGDNRPASMDSRSFGPIKSEHIVGRVWLRGLPLDRFSIFETPTYEALTE; this is translated from the coding sequence ATGTTTACAAAAAAAACACCGACAGAAGAGAGTGCTCCAGTGACCCCGTCCCTCTTGGTCCGTATTTTTGGGCCTGTGATTGGTGGCGTTTTGTTGTTTGGATTGGAAATTATTCAGATTGTCGTGATTGCGGCGGCGATCATTATTCCGATCCGCTACTTTTTGGTGCAACCGTTCTATGTGCGTGGGGCGTCTATGGAACCAACGTTTGAAGATCGAGAATACCTGTTGATCGATGAGGTCAGCTATCGCTTTCATGAGCCAGAACGCGGAGACGTGATTGTGTTCCGCTATCCTCGCGACAAGACGCAGTTCTTTATTAAGCGGATCATTGGATTGCCGGGCGACACAGTGCGTGTGCAAGATGGAAAAGTAACGGTGATTGACTCGGCCCATACAAACGGTGTCGTACTCCAAGAAACCTATGTGTCACAACCGGTGACCTTGGGAAGCGAGTATGTCACCTTAAACCCGGATGAATACTTTGTCCTTGGAGATAATCGTCCGGCAAGTATGGATTCACGCAGTTTTGGTCCTATTAAGTCAGAACATATTGTAGGGCGTGTCTGGTTACGCGGATTACCGCTGGATCGCTTCTCGATCTTTGAGACCCCTACCTACGAAGCCCTTACCGAATAA
- a CDS encoding histidine--tRNA ligase — MADSKDVAADKKKVKALETLRGMRDILPDEQIYWEYFRRKAREIAETYSYGRIETPILEQEKLFSRTLGKQTDVVEKEMYSFDDKGGDKVALRPEATASVVRAYINHGMLNLPQPVKMWYMGPMFRYDRPQSGRYRQFYQYGLEVIGGGDSVVDAQLILIATKLFEDLGLKVKVEINSIGTAQTRQEYKIELVAYARKNKKDLCEDCMRRMAKNPLRLLDCKVPACHEVMKNAPQIVDWLDDPSRDHFMELIEYLDEVGVPYVLNPHLVRGLDYYNRTVFEIVPDRGDDSEPGSQSALAAGGRYDELVEMMGGREETPAVGFAVGIERAILEMKQQNVEPPALSAPDVFFAQLGKEARRTSLRLFEEVRAAGFNVVEAFGKASLKAQLESANKVGAHVAVILGQQEVQDDTIIVRDMDSGSQETIPIEKLIDNLKRILK; from the coding sequence ATGGCAGACAGCAAAGACGTGGCAGCAGATAAAAAGAAAGTAAAAGCATTAGAGACATTGCGTGGTATGCGCGACATTCTTCCGGATGAGCAAATCTACTGGGAGTACTTCCGTCGTAAGGCGCGTGAGATTGCGGAAACGTATTCTTACGGCCGCATTGAGACACCGATTTTAGAGCAGGAGAAATTGTTTAGCCGCACCTTGGGTAAACAAACGGATGTGGTGGAGAAAGAGATGTATTCCTTTGATGATAAAGGTGGAGACAAGGTTGCTCTGCGACCAGAGGCCACCGCGTCCGTGGTACGCGCCTACATTAATCACGGTATGCTCAACCTCCCTCAGCCGGTAAAGATGTGGTACATGGGACCGATGTTTCGGTACGATCGTCCACAATCGGGACGGTATCGACAGTTTTATCAGTATGGATTAGAGGTGATTGGTGGAGGAGATTCTGTGGTGGATGCGCAACTTATTTTGATCGCAACCAAGTTGTTTGAAGATTTGGGGCTCAAAGTAAAAGTGGAGATTAACTCGATTGGGACCGCCCAAACGCGACAGGAGTATAAGATTGAGTTGGTGGCCTACGCACGGAAGAACAAAAAAGATTTGTGTGAGGATTGTATGCGTCGTATGGCCAAGAATCCGTTGCGACTCTTGGATTGTAAAGTGCCGGCCTGTCACGAGGTGATGAAGAACGCGCCACAGATTGTGGATTGGCTGGACGACCCGTCGCGCGATCACTTTATGGAGTTGATTGAATATTTAGATGAAGTTGGTGTGCCGTATGTGTTGAATCCGCACCTTGTACGTGGGTTGGACTACTACAACCGAACGGTATTTGAGATTGTGCCAGACCGCGGAGATGATTCCGAGCCAGGGTCGCAATCCGCCCTTGCCGCCGGCGGACGTTATGATGAGTTGGTGGAGATGATGGGAGGACGCGAGGAGACACCGGCCGTTGGATTCGCGGTGGGAATCGAGCGTGCTATTTTGGAGATGAAGCAGCAGAACGTGGAACCTCCTGCATTGTCAGCGCCAGATGTGTTCTTTGCCCAGCTTGGAAAGGAGGCGCGTCGGACATCGCTGCGCTTGTTTGAAGAGGTACGCGCGGCAGGATTCAATGTAGTGGAGGCGTTTGGGAAGGCAAGCCTCAAGGCACAGTTGGAGAGCGCTAATAAAGTTGGTGCGCATGTGGCCGTGATTTTGGGCCAGCAAGAAGTGCAAGATGATACAATTATTGTGCGAGATATGGATTCGGGGTCGCAAGAAACGATTCCGATTGAGAAGTTGATCGACAACCTCAAACGCATCCTCAAGTAA